Genomic segment of Citrus sinensis cultivar Valencia sweet orange chromosome 7, DVS_A1.0, whole genome shotgun sequence:
CTTCACAATCTTTAAATACATTCGTTCCCTCCCTCTCTTTCCCTTTATATCTCCTCTCTTTCTCAgcttttgtgtgtgtgtgtgtgtgtgtgggttTGTTTATTGTTAGGTAGACTAATAAGTAAACTTAAACAGTTActtctttttccaaaaattctttatcattcatttcatcttctcattttttttttctgccaAGATGGGTGATAACATTGCTGCCACGAATCACCACCAAGTCTTCGACGTCTCCATTGACGTTCCTTCTCAAAACGGTTCCAAATGCTTCGACGACGACGGCCGTCTCAATAGAACAGGTACCCTCATTTCCTTGCCCTGTTTCCTCTGCTTTGCTTCCCCTGTTTTATTTCACCttgctaatttaatttaattagggACCGTGTGGACTGCAAGTGCTCACATAATAACAGCTGTGATTGGCTCCGGGGTTCTATCTTTAGCATGGGCCATTGCTCAGCTTGGCTGGGTTGCTGGCCCTGCTGTCATGTTCTTGTTCTCCTTTCTCACTTACTACACTTCTTCTCTTCTCACTGACTGCTACCGCACCGCCGACCCCGTTTCCGGCAAACGAAACTACACTTACATGGATGCTGTTCGCTCCATTCTTGGTACatagacatatatatatatatatatatatatcttttcaCTACTTTGAATTACATATATGCATGATGCACGTCTTTACGTAACTTGTTATCTATTTTTGATCAGGTGGAGCTAAAGTGAAGGCTTGTGGGTTGATTCAGTACTTGAATCTTTTTGGTATTGCCATTGGATACACTATTGCAGCGTCTATTAGTATGATGTCAGTGTGACAACTTTCTGATTACAAGCTTCTTTGCCATTTTAGACTTAattcaagttaaaaataatgtggcTATCTTTGGttggtttggtttgatttgttttaaattaacaGGGCGATCAAAAGATCTAATTGTTTCCATGAGAGTGGAGGAAATAATCCGTGCCATATGTCAAGCAATCCATACATGATCTTGTTTGGTGTCatggaaatttttctttctcaaatcccggattttgatcaaatttggTGGCTCTCGATTGTGGCTGCTGTCATGTCTTTTACCTACTCTGCCATTGGTCTTGCCCTTGGCATTGTCCAAGTTGCAGGTCTGAAATCTGCTTCAGAAACAACTTAATTCTTGGTTTTACTGAGTCtagcttttaattttgttctctTATATATCATCAGCAAATGGTGCTTTTAAGGGAAGTTTGACTGGAATAAGCATTGGAACTGTAACTCAAACACAAAAGATTTGGAGAAGTTTTCAAGCTCTTGGTGATATAGCCTTTGCATATTCATATTCAGTCATCCTTATCGAAATTCAGGTGAAAAATACTTTTCTCTTATAACACATCGGAAAATTTGAATCTTGAAATAATCTTCTTTTAACAATTTAGTTTGATATATAtttctgtgtgtgtgtgtgtgtgtgtgtgtgtgtgtataggACACACTCAAATCCCCACCAGCGGAATCAAAGACAATGAAGAAGGCAGCGAAGTTAAGCATTGCGGTAACAACTGCTTTCTACATGCTTTGTGGCTGCATGGGCTATGCTGCTTTTGGTGACTTTGCACCTGGAAATCTCCTCACTGGTTTCGGCTTCTACAACCCGTTTTGGCTTCTAGATATTGCTAATTCTGCCATTGTAGTCCATCTTGTTGGAGCATATCAAGTATTTTGCCAGCCTATTT
This window contains:
- the LOC102611511 gene encoding amino acid permease 2; this translates as MQMGDNIAATNHHQVFDVSIDVPSQNGSKCFDDDGRLNRTGTVWTASAHIITAVIGSGVLSLAWAIAQLGWVAGPAVMFLFSFLTYYTSSLLTDCYRTADPVSGKRNYTYMDAVRSILGGAKVKACGLIQYLNLFGIAIGYTIAASISMMAIKRSNCFHESGGNNPCHMSSNPYMILFGVMEIFLSQIPDFDQIWWLSIVAAVMSFTYSAIGLALGIVQVAANGAFKGSLTGISIGTVTQTQKIWRSFQALGDIAFAYSYSVILIEIQDTLKSPPAESKTMKKAAKLSIAVTTAFYMLCGCMGYAAFGDFAPGNLLTGFGFYNPFWLLDIANSAIVVHLVGAYQVFCQPIFAFVEKQVAESWPDSYFLSKEFKIPVPGLLPYKLNLFRLVWRSCFVILTTVISMLLPFFNDVVGILGALGFWPLTVYFPVEMYIAQKKITKWSTRWMCLQMLSMACLVLSIIAGAGSIVGVVNDVKAYTPFKTTY